In Rutidosis leptorrhynchoides isolate AG116_Rl617_1_P2 chromosome 2, CSIRO_AGI_Rlap_v1, whole genome shotgun sequence, one genomic interval encodes:
- the LOC139891479 gene encoding PRA1 family protein E-like — MSKISTSGYAGIPSTTATTTPTTFLSQARLHTENFVAKRRPWRDFFDYSAISRPISYDDAISRIRQNLNYFRVNYAMVMLLIIFMSLIYHPISMIIFLIVFVAWFFLYFFRDARNPIMIFNRVIDDRVVLIGLSLLTVFALAFTNVGVNVLVSLIIVVTVVALHAAFRSPDDLFLDEHDAVEGGLLSFVGNDSAVRSTYSLN, encoded by the coding sequence ATGTCCAAGATCTCAACCTCCGGTTACGCCGGAATCCCTagcaccaccgccaccaccacacCAACTACATTCTTATCTCAGGCTCGATTACACACCGAAAACTTCGTCGCCAAACGCCGTCCATGGCGCGACTTTTTCGATTATTCCGCTATATCTCGTCCGATCAGCTACGACGACGCAATCTCACGAATCAGACAAAACCTAAACTACTTCCGAGTCAATTACGCTatggtgatgctactaatcatcTTCATGAGCTTAATTTATCATCCGATTTCAATGATTATATTCTTAATCGTGTTCGTAGCgtggttttttctttatttttttcgtGATGCACGTAATCCTATTATGATATTCAACCGTGTTATTGATGATCGTGTTGTGTTGATCGGTTTGAGTTTGTTGACTGTATTTGCGTTGGCGTTTACTAATGTTGGAGTGAATGTGTTAGTTTCGTTGATTATTGTGGTTACAGTTGTGGCGTTGCACGCCGCGTTTAGGTCTCCTGATGATTTGTTTTTGGATGAACATGATGCAGTTGAAGGTGGTTTGCTTTCATTTGTTGGTAATGATTCTGCAGTACGATCGACTTACAGCTTAAATTGA